One genomic segment of Kordiimonas sp. SCSIO 12603 includes these proteins:
- a CDS encoding sodium-dependent transporter has translation MSKREHPSFSSRIGFILVTAGAAVGLGNVWSFTYVAGKNGGGGFVLIYLLTLAFIATPVFMAEMLLGRLGKASTPTSLKKLQTSAGSKLPWALPAWIGLVATILVLSFYAVISGQVMAYGWEALQGGFAGWEKDQIIALDKAFKADPSVPIFWSILFLVATAAIVSLDIRKGLERASRLMMPVLFVMLIGLVIFAVLRADFGAAFNFLFGFNEMQLSPKILMEAVGQAFFTLSVGVGGIMLYGSYMGDDVNLPKASLWIVLMDLSVALLAGLAIFPILFSANIDPAAGPGLVFITLPLAFSGIPGGAILAFVFFLLLTFAAITSAISLLSPPTARLEEAGWSRAKSAWVMGLGAFILSLATTLSFSSWADFYPLAFLGFEGMTPFDLIREGVNNVVLPLGGLAFALMVGWGLKREDVRAALPMENGALFSIWYGALKYLVPIAIIALFLTAIFGGGH, from the coding sequence ATGAGCAAGCGGGAGCATCCGTCTTTCTCAAGCAGAATTGGTTTTATTCTGGTTACAGCTGGTGCGGCTGTTGGGCTTGGGAACGTTTGGAGTTTTACCTATGTTGCCGGAAAAAATGGCGGCGGCGGATTTGTTCTTATCTACCTGCTTACTCTTGCTTTTATTGCTACCCCGGTTTTCATGGCGGAAATGCTTCTTGGGCGACTAGGCAAAGCAAGTACCCCAACATCTCTAAAAAAACTTCAAACTAGTGCAGGCTCAAAACTGCCTTGGGCGCTGCCCGCGTGGATAGGGCTTGTAGCAACTATATTGGTGCTCAGTTTCTATGCGGTGATATCAGGGCAGGTAATGGCTTATGGCTGGGAAGCACTACAAGGTGGTTTCGCAGGTTGGGAAAAAGATCAGATCATTGCGCTTGATAAAGCTTTCAAGGCGGATCCAAGTGTACCGATTTTCTGGTCCATCCTGTTTCTGGTAGCAACGGCGGCTATTGTATCTCTTGATATCCGTAAAGGCCTTGAACGTGCCAGCAGGCTGATGATGCCAGTTTTGTTTGTAATGCTTATAGGCTTGGTGATCTTTGCAGTACTACGGGCTGATTTTGGCGCGGCATTTAATTTCCTGTTTGGCTTCAACGAGATGCAGCTATCACCGAAAATCCTGATGGAAGCGGTTGGACAGGCGTTCTTTACCCTTTCTGTCGGGGTGGGCGGTATTATGCTGTACGGTTCCTATATGGGGGATGATGTAAACTTGCCTAAGGCGTCCCTCTGGATTGTGTTGATGGACCTCTCGGTTGCGCTGCTGGCGGGTCTCGCAATTTTTCCAATTCTTTTCTCTGCGAATATTGACCCTGCGGCAGGGCCGGGACTTGTGTTTATCACGCTGCCACTTGCTTTCTCCGGTATCCCGGGCGGTGCCATTCTTGCGTTTGTATTTTTCCTGTTGCTGACATTTGCAGCTATTACATCCGCAATTAGCCTCTTATCACCTCCTACAGCACGGCTTGAGGAAGCTGGCTGGAGTAGAGCTAAATCGGCCTGGGTTATGGGATTAGGTGCTTTTATTCTTAGCCTCGCAACAACGCTATCTTTCAGTTCGTGGGCAGATTTTTATCCTCTCGCATTCCTTGGATTTGAGGGTATGACACCGTTTGACCTGATCCGTGAAGGTGTAAACAATGTAGTGTTGCCGCTGGGCGGCCTCGCATTTGCTCTTATGGTGGGATGGGGCTTGAAGCGCGAAGATGTGCGCGCTGCCTTGCCCATGGAAAATGGCGCGCTATTTAGCATTTGGTATGGGGCGCTTAAATATCTGGTGCCGATTGCGATCATTGCCTTGTTCCTGACAGCGATCTTTGGAGGCGGGCACTAA
- a CDS encoding DUF302 domain-containing protein: protein MDIKSSHSFSDTVERLENAITSRDLKVIAKVEHSKGAAATGLELRPTVLVLFGHPKAGTPLMQQDQRVGLDLPLRIVVWENAEGETVLTYREPSFVSDAWELDPTPPQIGGMTKAIEAITAEAAGN from the coding sequence ATGGATATCAAAAGCTCACACTCCTTCAGCGATACCGTTGAAAGGCTGGAGAACGCAATTACCTCTCGCGACCTAAAGGTCATCGCCAAGGTTGAACACAGTAAAGGTGCCGCAGCCACAGGCCTCGAACTTCGCCCTACTGTGCTCGTTCTATTTGGTCATCCAAAAGCTGGTACACCACTTATGCAGCAGGACCAACGTGTTGGGCTCGATCTGCCGCTTCGTATTGTTGTGTGGGAAAATGCTGAAGGCGAAACCGTGCTTACATACCGAGAGCCATCATTTGTAAGTGATGCATGGGAACTTGACCCCACACCACCACAGATTGGCGGCATGACAAAGGCTATTGAAGCCATCACAGCAGAAGCCGCTGGCAACTAA
- a CDS encoding RNA polymerase sigma factor, which translates to MTGTRTKEELLVLKAQAGSKEAFELLYKLYQPSLLRFAFKILGDADLAQDAMQDAWIMLARTLSELKHTSMFRARAFRAVRWRAFDLLRKRDNSHEELSDEAAVDNENESKVATSGQINALINRLPPAEKHTVYLFYLEELSIAEIAVVMETKPGTVKSRLHAARARLRQQTEGEE; encoded by the coding sequence GTGACAGGTACACGCACAAAAGAAGAATTATTGGTATTGAAGGCGCAAGCCGGATCAAAGGAAGCATTCGAGCTTCTTTATAAATTATACCAACCTTCTCTCCTCAGATTTGCTTTTAAGATACTCGGTGATGCTGATCTTGCACAGGATGCTATGCAGGATGCATGGATAATGCTGGCAAGGACTTTGTCTGAACTTAAGCATACTTCCATGTTTCGTGCCCGCGCTTTTCGTGCAGTTCGCTGGCGTGCTTTTGATTTGCTCAGGAAGCGAGATAATTCTCATGAGGAGCTTTCTGATGAAGCAGCAGTTGATAATGAAAATGAAAGCAAAGTTGCTACATCTGGGCAGATCAATGCACTGATCAATAGATTACCACCTGCGGAAAAGCACACCGTGTATCTCTTCTATCTTGAAGAACTCAGTATCGCTGAAATTGCGGTAGTGATGGAAACAAAACCGGGAACTGTAAAATCCCGCTTGCACGCGGCTCGCGCCCGATTACGACAGCAAACAGAAGGAGAAGAATAA
- a CDS encoding DUF6768 family protein codes for MTSIDDRIKTALEQDTKEIDALLASEGGLPDMISASFKGGLRRWMFLVWPLTLIVTGFMVWSIYNFFTAGESYIYWGFCSVGLMMMQIALKQWSWMEMNRAFTAREIKRLELVIAGLSAKLGKNS; via the coding sequence ATGACCAGTATTGATGACCGTATTAAAACCGCACTTGAACAGGATACAAAGGAAATAGATGCCCTGCTTGCCAGCGAAGGCGGGTTGCCGGATATGATCTCCGCCTCTTTTAAAGGGGGCTTGCGTCGCTGGATGTTCCTTGTGTGGCCGCTTACACTTATTGTTACCGGTTTTATGGTCTGGAGCATCTATAATTTTTTTACGGCTGGAGAATCCTATATCTATTGGGGTTTCTGTTCAGTGGGGCTGATGATGATGCAAATTGCTCTCAAGCAGTGGTCTTGGATGGAAATGAACCGGGCTTTTACTGCACGGGAAATTAAGCGTCTGGAGCTTGTCATTGCTGGTTTAAGCGCTAAGTTGGGTAAAAACAGCTAA
- a CDS encoding glutathione peroxidase, which translates to MTSVHDFKMDRLTGKEQDLSEFKGKVMLIVNTASKCGLTPQFEGLEKLYKDLKDKGLVILGFPCNQFANQDPGSADEIGEFCQINYGVSFPMFAKIDVNGPDTAPLYEHLKAEKKGFLGTQKIKWNFTKFLVNKDGEVVKRFAPTAKPEAIRGAIEALL; encoded by the coding sequence ATGACAAGTGTTCATGATTTTAAAATGGATCGCCTTACAGGCAAGGAACAAGACCTGTCTGAATTTAAAGGCAAAGTAATGTTGATTGTGAACACAGCTTCAAAATGTGGCCTTACACCGCAGTTTGAAGGTCTTGAGAAACTGTACAAAGATCTAAAAGACAAAGGGCTGGTTATACTGGGGTTCCCGTGTAACCAGTTCGCTAATCAGGACCCGGGTTCTGCTGACGAAATTGGTGAATTTTGCCAGATCAATTACGGTGTAAGTTTTCCAATGTTTGCCAAGATTGATGTGAATGGCCCTGATACTGCACCGCTTTACGAGCACTTGAAGGCTGAGAAAAAAGGCTTCCTAGGTACACAGAAAATCAAATGGAATTTCACGAAATTTCTTGTGAACAAGGATGGCGAAGTAGTGAAGCGTTTTGCACCGACTGCAAAACCGGAAGCCATCCGCGGAGCTATTGAAGCACTGCTTTAA
- a CDS encoding alpha/beta fold hydrolase, which produces MVDFTNPEFVETNGVTLPVYRAGPDFSETDKPAIVFLHGFPEIAYSWRAQLEYFSEAGYPVIAPDQRGYGRSSKPQGKENYTMKHLSGDLAGLLDHYGIEKAIFVGHDWGAIVLWQLPFYIGERVMGCAGLNVPLLRHFPIDPITIFRERLGEQMYIVRFQEEGACEPILEKDLRETFKFFLRKPGNGKSSGKTSFAFEVESLDLISLLQAGEDAWGGELLMPEEELEYYVEAYTESGFTGPLHWYRNMAENWEAQKQFLVGGQLPKVEKPCLMITAEMDRACPPNLADGMEDLCKPYTRHDLKGCGHWSQQERSEEVNTAIHRWIREYF; this is translated from the coding sequence GTGGTTGATTTCACTAATCCGGAGTTTGTGGAAACAAATGGTGTAACACTGCCAGTGTACCGCGCTGGCCCTGATTTTAGTGAAACTGATAAACCAGCTATCGTGTTTCTCCACGGTTTTCCAGAAATCGCATATAGTTGGCGAGCACAGTTGGAGTATTTTTCTGAAGCTGGGTATCCTGTTATCGCGCCTGATCAACGTGGTTACGGAAGATCATCAAAGCCGCAGGGCAAAGAAAACTACACCATGAAACACTTGAGTGGTGATCTGGCTGGTTTACTGGATCACTATGGTATTGAAAAAGCTATCTTTGTTGGCCACGACTGGGGCGCTATAGTTTTATGGCAATTGCCTTTTTATATCGGCGAACGTGTTATGGGGTGTGCAGGGTTAAATGTGCCTCTTCTGCGCCATTTCCCTATCGATCCGATTACTATCTTCAGAGAACGTCTTGGCGAGCAAATGTATATTGTTCGGTTCCAGGAAGAGGGGGCTTGTGAGCCGATCCTCGAAAAAGACCTTCGTGAAACGTTTAAGTTTTTCCTTCGTAAGCCGGGGAACGGTAAGAGCAGCGGCAAAACCAGTTTTGCTTTTGAGGTGGAAAGTCTTGATCTTATCAGTCTTCTACAAGCGGGTGAAGATGCTTGGGGCGGTGAGCTTTTGATGCCAGAGGAAGAGCTTGAATATTATGTAGAGGCATATACAGAAAGTGGTTTCACTGGGCCTTTGCACTGGTACCGTAATATGGCTGAGAACTGGGAAGCGCAGAAACAGTTCCTTGTGGGGGGACAGCTTCCAAAGGTGGAAAAGCCATGCCTGATGATCACCGCGGAAATGGACCGCGCGTGCCCGCCTAATTTGGCGGATGGTATGGAAGACCTCTGTAAGCCCTATACCAGACATGATCTGAAAGGATGTGGACATTGGAGCCAGCAGGAACGTTCAGAAGAAGTAAATACAGCTATTCATAGATGGATACGTGAATATTTCTAA
- a CDS encoding amidohydrolase family protein, with product MKLNKLKLLATISAFAFGAITLQAQDKTLPGDENELRVKKAGLEFPLEATARTKENSHGPYKRLVIRGATMVDGTGAPPIGPVDIVIEGDRITGVHTVGNPGVPINEAYRPEKGDYEIDAHGAYVLPGFVDSHSHVGNALWGLTGPMPSMDYVFKLWMAHGITTSRTVACGLGADYTLRHKERSDANEIVAPRLLAYCSFPTQFSQPKQAVDWVKGFKKRGGDGIKFFGGNPTVLETAIKEAKKQNLGTAFHHAQVSVTRVNVLDSARWGLDSMEHWYGLPEALFTDRVVQDYPLDYNYQNEQHRFGEAGKLWQQAAKPGSKKWNEVMEELLELDFTLSPTFTIYEANRDVMRAKNADWHPDYTLPSVTRFFTPNRILHGSYHFDWTTQDEINWKENFRLWMQFVNDYKNRGGRVTTGSDSGFIYKLFGFDYIREFELLQEAGFHPLEVIKSATLNGAELIGREKDIGSIEVGKLADLVIVEENPIQNFKVLYGTGHMRMNDNTGKVEQVGGVRWTIKDGIIYDAKQLRKEVRDMVKAAKENEAEQASN from the coding sequence ATGAAACTTAACAAACTCAAATTGTTAGCAACTATCAGTGCATTTGCATTTGGTGCCATAACACTTCAGGCACAAGATAAAACATTACCGGGTGATGAGAACGAGCTACGTGTTAAAAAAGCAGGGCTTGAGTTTCCACTTGAAGCTACCGCCCGCACAAAAGAAAACAGCCACGGCCCCTACAAACGATTAGTTATTCGGGGGGCAACCATGGTGGACGGCACTGGCGCACCACCGATTGGTCCTGTGGATATTGTAATCGAAGGCGACCGGATCACTGGTGTCCACACTGTCGGCAATCCCGGCGTTCCTATCAATGAAGCATATCGCCCGGAAAAAGGGGATTATGAAATTGATGCTCACGGCGCTTATGTATTGCCCGGTTTTGTAGATAGCCACAGCCATGTGGGGAATGCACTTTGGGGGCTAACCGGCCCTATGCCTTCAATGGATTATGTCTTCAAACTATGGATGGCCCACGGTATAACCACAAGCCGCACAGTTGCGTGCGGCCTTGGTGCTGATTATACACTTCGCCATAAAGAACGATCAGATGCGAATGAAATTGTTGCACCGCGCTTGCTTGCATACTGTTCATTCCCAACCCAGTTTTCACAGCCGAAGCAGGCAGTTGACTGGGTGAAAGGTTTTAAAAAGCGCGGCGGTGACGGCATTAAATTCTTTGGTGGCAACCCTACTGTTCTTGAAACAGCGATCAAGGAAGCGAAGAAACAAAACCTTGGCACAGCTTTCCACCATGCACAGGTTTCCGTAACTCGCGTGAATGTACTTGATAGCGCCCGTTGGGGCCTTGATAGCATGGAACACTGGTACGGTCTTCCAGAGGCTTTGTTTACAGACCGTGTGGTGCAGGATTACCCGCTTGATTATAATTACCAGAATGAACAGCACCGATTTGGGGAAGCAGGGAAGTTATGGCAGCAAGCTGCAAAACCGGGCAGCAAGAAGTGGAATGAAGTAATGGAAGAGCTTTTAGAGCTCGATTTTACTCTCAGCCCCACCTTCACAATCTATGAAGCCAACAGGGATGTGATGCGTGCCAAGAATGCAGATTGGCACCCTGATTATACCCTTCCCTCAGTCACGCGCTTTTTCACACCAAACCGTATTCTGCACGGCAGCTATCATTTTGACTGGACCACACAGGATGAGATTAACTGGAAAGAAAATTTCCGCCTATGGATGCAGTTTGTGAACGACTATAAAAATCGTGGGGGCCGCGTAACCACGGGCTCAGATAGCGGTTTTATCTATAAGCTTTTTGGCTTTGATTATATCCGAGAATTTGAACTGCTGCAGGAAGCAGGTTTTCACCCACTGGAAGTTATTAAGTCTGCGACCCTAAACGGCGCTGAGCTTATTGGACGCGAGAAGGACATCGGCAGTATCGAAGTGGGCAAACTGGCAGACCTTGTGATTGTCGAGGAAAATCCTATCCAAAACTTTAAGGTGCTATACGGCACGGGCCATATGCGCATGAATGATAATACTGGCAAAGTGGAACAAGTAGGCGGTGTTCGCTGGACCATTAAAGATGGCATTATCTATGACGCCAAACAGCTCCGGAAGGAAGTGCGAGATATGGTAAAAGCCGCAAAAGAAAATGAAGCCGAACAAGCTTCAAATTAA